In Candida orthopsilosis Co 90-125, chromosome 4 draft sequence, a single genomic region encodes these proteins:
- a CDS encoding Ura2 bifunctional carbamoylphosphate synthetase-aspartate transcarbamylase: MAKLSVPISPPMESTGDRLMTLETQDGIALQGYSFGAEVPAAGEVVFQTGMVGYPESITDPSYEGQILVITYPLVGNYGVPDRKLLDDDYTPALPKYFESNRIHIAGLVVAHYTEEFSHFLAKSSLGQWLKEQNIPAIYGVDTRSLTKRLREKGSTLGRLALQKSGVKSEEVIADKSGNWKQYFEIPEFDDPNVKNLVDKVSIKEPVLYAPKDNIKLGKDGKPIRIVVIDVGMKYNQIRCFVRRGVELLVVPWDYDFTKEEYDGLFISNGPGDPAVMDETVSRLQKALKEAKTPIFGICLGHQLMARASGASTLKLKFGNRGHNIPCTSTISGRCYITSQNHGYAVDTNTLADGWKELFVNANDGSNEGIYHETKPFFSVQFHPESTPGPRDTEFLFDVFINAVVDYNKTGVYKQVEFPGGKLADNLAAHPKVNVKKVLVLGSGGLSIGQAGEFDYSGSQAIKALKEEGIYTILINPNIATIQTSKGLADKVYFLPVNPEFVRKVIEHERPDGIYCTFGGQTALSVGIALKDEFEGLGVKVLGTPIDTVITTEDRELFATAMSEIGEKCARSEACNNVQEAVDAANAIGYPLIVRAAYALGGLGSGFADNEQELVALCNKAFATSPQVLVEKSMKGWKEVEYEVVRDAFDNCITVCNMENFDPLGIHTGDSIVVAPSQTLSDEDYNMLRTTAVNVIRHLGVVGECNIQYALNPFSKEYCIIEVNARLSRSSALASKATGYPLAYTAAKLGLNIPLNEVKNNVTRSTCACFEPSLDYVVVKIPRWDLKKFTRVSSLLSSAMKSVGEVMSIGRTFEEAIQKAIRSTDYHNLGFNKTAALMSIDIDQELQTPSDQRLFAIANALSDGYSVDKVWKLTNIDKWFLNKLDGLIKFGNKIASYGKKENLPVSIIRQAKQLGFEDRQIAKFVDSNEVAIRRLRKDAGVIPFVKQIDTVAAEFPAFTNYLYVTYNADSSDVTFDDNGVIVLGSGVYRIGSSVEFDWCAVRAIRTLRENKIKTVMINYNPETVSTDYDEADRLYFETINLERVLDIYELEQSAGVIISMGGQTSNNIALPLYRQNVKILGTSPEMIDSAENRYKFSRMLDKIGVDQPAWKELTSIDEAEDFANKVGYPVLVRPSYVLSGAAMNTVYSKDDLASYLTQAVDVSPDYPVVITKYIENAKEIEMDAVAKDGKMIMHVVSEHVENAGVHSGDATLIVPPQDLDPETVRRIVEATAKIGKALDITGPYNIQFIAKDNDIKVIECNVRASRSCPFVSKVVGVDLVEMATKAIMDLPVTPYPGERLPDDYCAVKVPQFSFSRLAGADPVLGVEMASTGEVATFGRNKYEAYLKSLLSTGFKLPKKNILFSIGSYKEKQELLPSIAKLSELGYKIFATAGTADFIKEHGIKVHYLEVLSKEEDQKSEYSLTQHLANNLIDLYVNLPSANRFRRPASYMSKGYESRRMAVDFAIPLVTNVKNAKLLVEAIARNIAMDVSNRDAQTSHGTATLPGLINISSFATSFNEFEKTTKQSLAAGFTFNAFLPHTQTGAAVTDYRTLVEAIDQAGADAYTDFSFAIAASETNSQSVADAADNAGALYIPFNDIDGSKVSAVNAQFTAWPQTKPIVTDSKATDLASVLLLASLYNRSIHITNVSSKEDLDLILMAKNKGLSVTCDVAVFTLFISKDDLDYPFLPTKKDQEYLWQNLKDVDCFSTGVLPYLIAKATNQKIVPGLGISETIPLLLSAVNEGKLTIGDIVEKFHDKPAKIFNIPKQDAQVILDLDRYSEAEPAYPEFSKLKLRGAIERVSFHNETVVLDGAVLADSALGKNEVGSRSRFNSVTAMPQSPVLNQKRVSFSGLRRPSFAPSTPEPQPAEFEKLGSELVSQPVAGSLGEIAALSDYIRKNNTFLRNNILSVKDITRSDLHSLFTVAQEMRLAVERQGVLDILKGRVLATMFYEPSTRTSASFDAAMQRLGGRVVAINSNASSVKKGETLQDTIRTLSCYSDAIVLRHPKEESADIAAKYSPVPIINAGNGTKEHPTQALLDLFTIREELGTVNGITVTFMGDLKYGRPVHSLVHLLRHYHVRVQLVAPKELEIPKEIRDLLIENNMLVAESEALTDDLIARSDVLYCTRVQEERFEDKQQYERLKDTYIVDNKILSNAKQHMCVMHPLPRTNEIREEVDFDQRAAYFRQMRHGLFIRMALLAMVIGVDF; the protein is encoded by the coding sequence ATGGCTAAATTATCTGTTCCAATTTCCCCACCTATGGAGTCAACGGGTGATAGGTTGATGACCTTAGAAACCCAAGATGGTATTGCCTTACAAGGTTATTCATTTGGAGCTGAGGTCCCAGCTGCAGGTGAAGTGGTTTTCCAAACTGGTATGGTTGGTTACCCTGAATCCATCACTGATCCTTCTTATGAAGGTCAAATTTTGGTCATTACATACCCATTGGTTGGTAATTATGGTGTACCAGACAGAAAATTATTAGATGACGACTACACCCCAGCATTgccaaaatattttgagtCGAACAGAATCCACATTGCTGGTTTGGTTGTTGCTCATTACACTGAAGAGTTTTCCCATTTCTTGGCCAAATCATCTTTGGGCCAATGGTTGAAGGAGCAAAATATTCCTGCCATCTATGGTGTTGACACTAGATCTTTGACCAAGAGATTGAGAGAAAAAGGTTCAACTTTGGGTAGATTGGCTTTACAAAAATCAGGTGTCAAGTCAGAAGAAGTCATTGCTGACAAGTCAGGCAATTGGAAACAATATTTCGAAATTcctgaatttgatgatcCAAATGTCAAGAATTTGGTCGATaaagtttcaatcaaaGAGCCAGTCTTGTATGCTCCAAAAGATAACATCAAATTGGGTAAAGATGGAAAGCCAATTAGAATTGTTGTTATCGATGTTGGTATGAAATACAATCAAATTAGATGCTTTGTTAGAAGAGGTGTTGAATTATTGGTTGTTCCATGGGACTACGATTTCACCAAAGAAGAGTACGACGGTTTGTTTATCTCCAATGGTCCTGGTGATCCAGCTGTTATGGATGAGACTGTCTCCAGGTTACAAAAGGCCTTGAAAGAAGCCAAAACTCCTATCTTTGGTATTTGTCTCggtcatcaattgatggcAAGAGCTAGTGGAGCTTCAAccttgaaattgaaatttggtaATCGTGGTCACAATATTCCATgtacatcaacaatttctgGAAGATGTTACATCACCTCCCAAAACCATGGTTATGCAGTTGACACCAACACATTGGCTGATGGATGGAAAGAATTATTTGTTAATGCAAACGATGGTTCAAATGAGGGTATCTATCATGAAACAAAACCATTTTTTTCTGTCCAATTCCATCCAGAATCAACTCCTGGCCCTAGAGATACtgagtttttgtttgatgttTTCATTAACGCTGTCGTTGATTACAACAAAACTGGTGTTTACAAACAAGTTGAGTTCCCAGGTGGAAAATTGGCTGACAACTTGGCAGCTCATCCAAAAGTTAATGTCAAGAAAGTCTTGGTCTTGGGATCGGGTGGTTTATCCATTGGTCAAGCAGGTGAATTCGATTACTCCGGATCTCAAGCTATTAAAGCcttgaaagaagaaggtaTTTACACCATTTTGATCAATCCAAATATTGCCACCATTCAAACCTCAAAAGGGTTGGCTGATAAAGTATACTTCCTCCCAGTCAATCCTGAGTTTGTTAGAAAAGTTATTGAACACGAACGTCCAGATGGTATTTATTGTACTTTTGGTGGTCAAACAGCTTTAAGTGTTGGTATTGCATTGAaggatgaatttgaaggCTTGGGTGTGAAAGTCTTGGGTACCCCAATTGACACTGTTATCACTACCGAGGATAGAGAGTTGTTTGCCACTGCTATGTCcgaaattggtgaaaagTGTGCCAGATCCGAAGCTTGTAACAATGTTCAAGAAGCCGTTGATGCCGCCAATGCAATTGGTTACCCATTGATTGTAAGAGCTGCTTATGCTTTGGGTGGTTTGGGTTCAGGTTTTGCTGACAACGAACAAGAATTGGTTGCTTTATGTAACAAGGCTTTTGCTACATCACCACAAGTTttggttgaaaaatcaatgaaAGGCTGGAAAGAAGTGGAATATGAAGTTGTACGTGACGCTTTTGACAATTGTATTACAGTCTGTAACATGGAAAACTTTGATCCATTGGGTATTCACACTGGTGAttctattgttgttgccCCATCTCAAACTCTatctgatgaagattaCAATATGTTGAGAACTACTGCTGTCAATGTCATTAGACATTTGGGAGTTGTTGGTGAATGTAACATCCAATATGCATTGAacccattttcaaaagagtACTGTATCATCGAAGTGAATGCTAGATTGTCTCGTTCTTCGGCTTTAGCCTCGAAAGCCACTGGTTATCCATTGGCATACACAGCTGCTAAATTGGGATTGAACATTCCGTTGAACGAAGTTAAAAACAATGTAACCAGATCTACCTGTGCTTGTTTTGAGCCTTCTTTGGATTACGTTGTTGTCAAGATTCCAAGATGggatttgaagaaatttacCCGTGTCTCATCATTATTGTCATCTGCTATGAAATCCGTTGGTGAAGTCATGTCTATTGGTAGaacatttgaagaagctaTTCAAAAGGCAATCAGATCTACTGACTACCATAATTTGGGATTCAACAAGACTGCCGCTTTGATGtcaattgatattgacCAAGAATTGCAAACCCCGTCAGATCAACGTTTGTTTGCTATTGCTAATGCATTGTCTGATGGTTATTCAGTCGATAAGGTTTGGAAGTTGACCAACATTGATAAATGGttcttgaacaagttggatggattgatcaaatttggtaACAAGATTGCCAGCTATGGTAAGAAAGAAAACTTGCCAGTATCAATTATCAGACAAGCTAAACAATTGGGTTTTGAAGATAGACAAATTGCCAAGTTTGTTGACAGTAATGAAGTTGCTATTAGAAGATTGAGGAAAGATGCTGGTGTCATTCCATTTgtcaaacaaattgatacTGTTGCAGCCGAATTTCCAGCATTCACCAACTACTTGTACGTAACCTACAATGCTGATTCTTCCGATGTCACCTTCGATGACAATGGTGTCATTGTTTTAGGTTCAGGTGTTTACAGAATTGGTTCCTCAGTCGAGTTCGATTGGTGTGCTGTTAGAGCCATTAGAACCTTGCGTGAAAACAAGATCAAGACTGTTATGATCAACTATAACCCTGAAACCGTTTCAACTGATTACGATGAGGCTGATAGATTGTACTTTGAAACcatcaatttggaaagagtGTTGGATATCTACGAATTGGAACAATCTGCAGGTGTTATTATCTCCATGGGTGGTCAAACCTCGAACAATATTGCTTTGCCATTGTATAGACAAAATGTCAAGATCTTGGGTACATCACCAGAAATGATTGATTCAGCTGAAAACAGATACAAGTTCTCAAGAATGTTGGATAAAATCGGTGTTGATCAACCAGCATGGAAGGAATTGACCTCCATTGACGAGGCAGAGGACTTTGCTAACAAGGTTGGATACCCAGTCTTGGTTCGTCCATCTTATGTCTTGTCAGGTGCAGCTATGAATACCGTTTACTCCAAGGATGATTTAGCATCATACTTGACCCAAGCCGTTGACGTTTCACCAGATTACCCAGTTGTTATCACtaaatatattgaaaacgctaaagaaattgaaatggaTGCTGTTGCCAAGGATGGTAAAATGATTATGCACGTTGTTTCTGAGCATGTTGAAAATGCTGGTGTTCACTCTGGTGATGCTACTTTGATTGTTCCACCCCAAGATTTGGACCCTGAAACCGTTAgaagaattgttgaagcaaCCGCCAAGATTGGTAAGGCTTTGGATATCACTGGTCCTTACaacatccaattcattgCTAAGGACAACGACATCAAGGTTATTGAATGTAATGTTAGAGCTTCAAGATCTTGCCCATTTGTGTCCAAggttgttggtgttgacTTGGTTGAAATGGCCACTAAAGCTATCATGGACTTGCCAGTCACACCATACCCAGGTGAAAGATTACCAGATGATTATTGTGCTGTCAAGGTGCCACAATTTTCATTCTCGAGATTGGCTGGTGCTGATCCTGTTCTCGGTGTCGAAATGGCTTCCACCGGTGAAGTTGCCACTTTTGGTAGAAACAAATATGAAGCTTACTTGAAATCTTTGTTATCCActggtttcaaattacCAAAGAAGAACATCTTATTTTCCATTGGTTCATATAAGGAGAAACAAGAGTTATTGCCAAGTATTGCTAAATTGAGTGAATTGGGATACAAGATCTTTGCTACTGCTGGTACTGCTGATTTTATCAAGGAACATGGTATCAAGGTCCATTACTTGGAAGTCTTGAGTAAGGAAGAAGATCAAAAGTCCGAATATTCATTAACTCAACATTTGGCCAATaacttgattgatttgtatGTCAACTTGCCATCAGCAAACAGATTCCGTCGTCCAGCTTCGTATATGTCCAAGGGTTACGAGTCTCGTCGTATGGCTGTTGATTTTGCCATTCCATTGGTCACTAATGTCAAGAATGCTAAATTGTTGGTTGAAGCTATTGCTAGAAATATTGCCATGGACGTTTCCAACAGAGACGCTCAAACATCCCATGGTACCGCTACTTTGCCAGGTCTTATTaatatttcttcatttgcCACTTCGTTCAATGAGTTTGAGAAAACCACTAAGCAATCATTGGCTGCCGGTTTTACATTTAATGCCTTTTTGCCTCACACCCAAACTGGTGCCGCTGTAACTGATTACCGAACCTTGGTTGAAGCCATTGATCAAGCTGGAGCTGATGCTTACACTGATTTTTCGTTTGCAATTGCTGCATCTGAAACCAATTCACAAAGTGTAGCTGATGCTGCTGATAACGCTGGTGCGTTGTATATCCCATTCAATGACATTGACGGATCTAAAGTTTCAGCAGTCAATGCTCAATTCACCGCATGGCCACAAACCAAACCGATTGTTACTGATTCCAAGGCTACAGACTTAGCATCTGTTCTTTTGTTGGCATCATTATACAACAGATCAATCCATATTACTAACGTATCTTCCAAAGAGGActtggatttgattttgatggCCAAGAACAAAGGGTTGTCAGTCACTTGTGATGTTGCTGTTTTTACCTTgtttatttcaaaagatgatTTAGATTATCCATTCTTGCCAACAAAGAAGGATCAAGAATACTTGTGGCAAAACTTGAAGGATGTCGATTGTTTCTCAACTGGTGTCTTGCCATACTTGATTGCAAAAGCAACTAACCAAAAGATTGTTCCTGGTTTGGGAATTAGTGAAACCATTCCATTGTTGTTATCTGCCGTCAATGAAGGAAAGCTTACAATTGgtgatattgttgaaaaattccaCGACAAGCCAGctaaaatcttcaacattcCAAAACAAGATGCTCAAGTAATCCTTGACTTAGATAGGTATTCAGAAGCTGAACCGGCTTATCCTgagttttccaaattgaaattgagagGTGCAATTGAGAGAGTGTCTTTCCATAATGAGACAGTTGTTCTCGATGGTGCGGTATTGGCTGATTCTGCTTTGGGCAAGAATGAAGTTGGATCAAGATCAAGATTCAACTCAGTTACTGCTATGCCACAATCACCCGTATTGAACCAGAAGAGGGTCTCATTTTCAGGATTGCGCCGTCCATCATTTGCTCCAAGCACACCGGAACCACAACCTGccgaatttgaaaaattgggttCTGAGTTGGTTTCACAACCAGTTGCTGGCTCTTTAGGAGAAATTGCTGCATTGAGTGACTACATTAGAAAGAACAACACTTTCTTGAGAAACAATATCTTATCGGTTAAAGATATCACTAGATCTGACTTGCATTCATTATTCACTGTTGCTCAAGAAATGAGATTAGCTGTTGAAAGACAAGGTGTTttggatattttgaaagGCAGGGTTTTGGCAACTATGTTTTATGAACCATCAACCAGAACCTCCGCTTCATTCGATGCTGCCATGCAAAGATTGGGTGGTAGAGTTGTTGCCATCAACTCAAATGCATCTTCAGTCAAGAAAGGTGAAACCTTGCAAGATACCATTAGAACTTTATCTTGTTACTCGGATGCTATTGTTTTGAGACatccaaaagaagaaagtgCTGACATTGCTGCCAAATATTCTCCAGTTCCAATCATCAATGCTGGTAATGGAACGAAAGAACATCCTACCCAAGCATTGTTAGACTTGTTCACTATTAGGGAAGAATTGGGTACTGTTAATGGAATTACCGTCACTTTTATGGGTGACTTGAAATACGGTAGACCAGTACATTCATTGGTTCATTTGTTGCGTCACTACCATGTCAGAGTTCAATTGGTTGCACCAAAAGAGTTGGAGATTCCAAAGGAAATTAGAGACTTGttaattgaaaacaacatGTTGGTTGCAGAATCAGAAGCTTTGACTGATGATCTTATTGCTAGGTCTGATGTTTTGTATTGTACCAGAGttcaagaagaaagatttgaagataaacaacaatatgaaAGATTGAAGGACACctacattgttgataacAAGATCTTGAGTAATGCCAAACAACACATGTGTGTTATGCATCCATTACCAAGAACTAATGAGATTagagaagaagttgatttcgATCAAAGAGCTGCATACTTTAGACAAATGAGACATGGCTTGTTTATTAGAATGGCATTGTTGGCCATGGttattggtgttgatttttAA
- a CDS encoding Hhf22 histone H4, translating into MSGRGKGGKGLGKGGAKRHRKILRDNIQGITKPAIRRLARRGGVKRISALIYEEVRIVLKQFLENVIRDAVTYTEHAKRKTVTSLDVVYALKRQGRTLYGFGG; encoded by the coding sequence atgtctGGTAGAGGAAAAGGAGGAAAAGGATTAGGAAAAGGAGGTGCTAAGAGACACAGAAAGATCTTGAGGGATAACATTCAAGGTATAACAAAACCAGCTATTAGAAGATTGGCAAGAAGAGGTGGTGTTAAACGTATTTCTGCTTTGATTTATGAAGAAGTTAgaattgttttgaaacaatttttggaaaacgTTATTAGAGATGCTGTTACTTATACTGAGCACGCCAAGAGAAAGACTGTTACTTCATTGGATGTCGTTTATGCTTTGAAGAGGCAAGGTAGAACCTTGTATGGTTTCGGTGGTTAA
- a CDS encoding Spt10 protein (S. cerevisiae homolog SPT10 has DNA binding, histone acetyltransferase activity and has role in DNA repair, negative regulation transcription from RNA polymerase II promoter, global) yields MIPDDAVTAVRQSKSASKLNRKRYHGELEDQNGTGIPAHSDQPMINKINERYTILLKDGVTTATIYPVMSPLDIPIGLLHFLCDEYNMEIERGETLPFFDPLTLDQFVEHWFDSFVGIMCLGDDPHLNRAPDDRSWENECLGTFSIKPQYPGKRCSHICTAEFLVNAGIRGKGIGRTLTDCFLQWAPKIGYTYAMFNLVFESNAAARKLWESLNFKRAGKIKSAAYVKNFDQPVDAIIYGRELADKTVAESSVYRFDKIRYYLETGKYPATADRQEKARLRAGAMHYSLSNGKLLLKGKEVVADLDQQMRICYEVHRGNGHLGINKTTTQVAEKYHWPRIKETVGVVIKECDKCNKIPIDEGNGRFGYELANADLERPQISEHIQAVVSEVQQAHREGLKQTYAEVAASSGPSFPIVDKYLSDEDTETDIIRPRVKTYQRR; encoded by the coding sequence ATGATCCCAGATGATGCAGTGACTGCGGTTCGACAACTGAAACTGGCGAGCAAGTTAAACAGAAAGAGATACCATGGTGAACTTGAAGACCAGAATGGAACAGGGATCCCAGCACATTCAGATCAACCTATGATAAACAAGATTAACGAAAGATATACAATTCTTCTCAAAGATGGAGtaacaacagcaacaatatACCCTGTTATGTCTCCACTTGATATTCCAATAGGGCTCCTACACTTTTTATGCGATGAATACAACATGGAAATCGAACGAGGCGAAACGTTGCCTTTTTTTGATCCACTAActcttgatcaatttgttgagcATTGGTTTGATTCTTTCGTGGGGATAATGTGTCTTGGGGATGATCCCCATTTAAATAGAGCCCCAGATGATAGATCATGGGAGAATGAATGTTTGGGAACGTTTTCCATCAAACCCCAATACCCTGGTAAAAGGTGTTCACACATTTGCACCGCTGAATTTCTTGTGAATGCAGGTATTAGAGGCAAAGGTATTGGAAGAACTTTGACCGATTGCTTTTTGCAATGGGCCCCAAAAATTGGTTACACTTATGCCAtgttcaatcttgtttttgaaagcaATGCTGCTGCTCGAAAGTTGTGGGAGTCATTAAACTTCAAAAGAGCAGGAAAGATTAAAAGTGCCGCATACGTGAAGAACTTTGATCAGCCGGTTGATGCAATCATATATGGTCGTGAACTTGCAGATAAAACAGTAGCAGAGTCGAGTGTCTATAGGTTTGATAAAATAAGGTACTACTTAGAAACAGGTAAGTATCCGGCGACAGCCGATCGTCAAGAAAAAGCCAGATTACGAGCTGGTGCAATGCATTATAGCCTATCTAACGGGAAATTGTTATTGAAAGGAAAGGAGGTGGTTGCTGACTTGGACCAGCAAATGCGCATTTGTTACGAAGTACATCGAGGTAATGGACATTTAGGGATAAACAAAACCACAACTCAGGTGGCAGAGAAGTATCACTGGCCAAGAATCAAGGAAACTGTAGGCGTTGTGATAAAGGAATGTGACAAATGCAATAAAATACCGATAGACGAAGGAAATGGAAGATTTGGATATGAGTTGGCTAATGCCGATTTGGAGAGACCACAAATAAGCGAGCACATTCAAGCAGTTGTATCAGAAGTCCAACAAGCACATAGGGAAGGTTTGAAACAGACTTATGCAGAAGTTGCCGCCTCTTCAGGCCCAAGTTTCCCAATCGTTGATAAATATTTGtctgatgaagatactGAAACTGACATCATACGTCCAAGAGTTAAAACTTACCAGAGAAGATAA
- a CDS encoding Siw14 protein phosphatase (member of the PTP family (tyrosine-specific), similar to S. cerevisiae Siw14p), producing the protein MTENVDGPFQMDEDISGLPNNVSKDDPRYSEIQISKLTQSGTTLDNDTPLRSKLNQLKLEEKENNATTIEEEEEKNYDEDVDDKLDVNLQKKLQLEYEEQQKQHKKTIETVDIIEQDKQYDFDVDDQPLTPPENFALVIGSIYRSSFPQPANFSFLKQLKLKSVLCLIPEEYPELQQKFFETNNVKLFQLGMSGNKEPFVKISSDLITQAIKIVLDPENQPILIHCNRGKHRTGCLIGVLRRLQNWSKTIIFDEYRKFAAPKERPMDQQFIELYDDRDIKEYCNERGLLPLKWG; encoded by the coding sequence ATGACGGAGAACGTAGACGGCCCATTTCAAATGGATGAGGACATATCGGGTCTACCGAAtaatgtttcaaaagacGACCCAAGATACAGCGAAATCCAGATTAGTAAACTCACCCAGTCCGGGACAACATTGGATAACGACACGCCACTACGATCGAAGTTGAATCAGCTAAAGttggaagaaaaggaaaacaatGCAACTACAAtagaagaggaagaggagaAAAACTATGATGAGGATGTGGATGACAAATTGGATGTTaacttgcaaaagaaattgcaattgGAATACGAAGAACAACAGAAGCAACATAAAAAGACGATCGAAACAGTAGATATCATAGAGCAGGATAAACAATATGActttgatgttgatgatcaACCATTAACCCCGCCTGAAAACTTTGCACTAGTCATTGGATCAATCTATAGAAGTTCTTTTCCTCAACCTGCCAATTTTTcgtttttgaaacaacttaaattgaaatcagttCTATGTCTTATACCAGAGGAATACCCAGAACTacaacaaaagtttttcGAGACGAACAATGTCaagttgtttcaattgggGATGTCAGGGAATAAAGAGCCATTTGTCAAAATCTCACTGGATTTGATTACACAAGCGATCAAGATAGTGCTAGATCCAGAAAATCAACCTATACTTATACATTGCAATCGTGGAAAGCATCGAACTGGTTGTTTAATTGGCGTTTTAAGACGATTACAAAATTGGTCCAAAACTAtaatttttgatgaatatagGAAGTTTGCAGCTCCAAAGGAGCGACCAAtggatcaacaatttattgaGTTGTATGATGATCGAGATATAAAGGAGTATTGTAACGAACGAGGGTTGTTGCCATTGAAATGGGGATGA